The following is a genomic window from Anaerolineales bacterium.
AGGGCTACACCGAAAAATACACGCCGTTCCTGGTGCGCCCAGAGACTGTCTTTGGCGCTGGACAGCTGCCGAAGTTCAAAGACAACCTATACAAAGACTACGAGGAAGAACTGTATTTGCTGCCCACCGCCGAAGTTTCGCTGACCGGTTTGCATATGGGCGAGATCTTGGACGAAGCCCGTCTGCCCCTGCGTTACACAGCTTACTCGCCGTGCTTCCGCCGCGAGAAGATGAGCGCCGGCCGCGATGTGCGCGGCATCAAACGCGGCCACCAGTTCGACAAAGTCGAGATGTACAAATTCACCCGGCCTGAGGAATCGCAGGCCGAGTTCGAGGCCATGATTGCCGATGCTGAGGCCACTTGCCAGGAGCTGGGCCTGCCGTACCGCCTGCTGTTCAAGGCCGCCGGCGACATTAGTGAAGGCGCCCACATCAGCTACGACATCGAAGTCTGGGCTGCGGGCTGCCAGGAATGGCTGGAAGTTTCGTCCATTTCTCTGGTCGGTGACTTCCAGGGCCGTCGGGCAGGCATTCGCTATCGCCCACAGGGCGAAAAAGGCACGCGCTTTGTGCACACCATCAACGGTTCCGGTTTGGGCCTGCCGCGCACCTTGATCGCCGTGATGGAGAACAACCAGCAGGCGGACGGCACCATTCGCGTGCCGGAGGTGCTGCGGCCCTGGATGGGCGGCGTGGATGTGATCCGCCCGGAGGCTTAGGTGATAGGCGACCTTTTCGCCGAAGTGGCGCGCCTGCTGGTGTTTGGCGCCATGCTGGTGGGCTTGTTCGGCATGGTCATCCCCATCTTCCCCG
Proteins encoded in this region:
- the serS gene encoding serine--tRNA ligase → MLDIELIRKQPDWLREGLRKREMDTAVVDRVLALDERRRALLVEVETLKAQRNAASKEIGTMKDAAAREERIAATRGLGDQIAALDGELAAVDAEYSDLMARLPNVPFDNVPAGGEANNQVIKEWGDKPDFNFEPQPHWDLGPQLGLINFEQGANLTGSRFYVLSGAGARLQRALIAWMLDLHIRQGYTEKYTPFLVRPETVFGAGQLPKFKDNLYKDYEEELYLLPTAEVSLTGLHMGEILDEARLPLRYTAYSPCFRREKMSAGRDVRGIKRGHQFDKVEMYKFTRPEESQAEFEAMIADAEATCQELGLPYRLLFKAAGDISEGAHISYDIEVWAAGCQEWLEVSSISLVGDFQGRRAGIRYRPQGEKGTRFVHTINGSGLGLPRTLIAVMENNQQADGTIRVPEVLRPWMGGVDVIRPEA